A single region of the Actinoplanes sp. SE50/110 genome encodes:
- a CDS encoding ABC transporter permease, whose protein sequence is MILPILLFAGWFWLSDDSRSYYAPPLRQILQAFGDTWTLDRLRTDVAPSLVRLLAGFLLAAVIGVGLGVAIGLNRKLRAVLEPALEFFRAVPPPVLVPVIMLFAGIGNGMKVIVIVSGCVWPILLNTVEGVRATDSVVLDTARAYGVTGPAGLTRVILPSASPQIAAGLRQALSIAIILMVISEMFASSNGLGFTIVQFQRSFAIPEMWSGIILLGLLGFALSLLFRLAERRALRWYEGLRAARRRAG, encoded by the coding sequence GTGATCCTCCCGATTCTGCTCTTCGCCGGGTGGTTCTGGCTCAGTGACGACAGCAGGAGCTACTACGCGCCGCCGCTGCGGCAGATCCTCCAGGCGTTCGGCGACACCTGGACCCTCGACCGGCTGCGCACCGACGTCGCCCCCAGCCTGGTCCGGCTGCTCGCCGGCTTCCTGCTGGCCGCGGTGATCGGGGTCGGTCTCGGCGTCGCGATCGGCCTGAACCGCAAGCTGCGGGCGGTGCTGGAACCGGCCCTGGAGTTCTTCCGGGCCGTCCCGCCGCCGGTCCTGGTCCCGGTGATCATGCTGTTCGCCGGGATCGGCAACGGCATGAAGGTGATCGTGATCGTCTCCGGCTGTGTCTGGCCGATCCTGCTCAACACGGTCGAGGGGGTGCGCGCCACCGACAGCGTCGTGCTGGACACCGCGCGCGCCTACGGCGTGACCGGCCCGGCGGGGCTCACCCGGGTGATCCTGCCGTCGGCGTCCCCGCAGATCGCGGCCGGTCTGCGCCAGGCGCTGTCGATCGCGATCATCCTGATGGTGATCAGCGAGATGTTCGCGTCCAGCAACGGCCTGGGCTTCACCATCGTGCAGTTCCAGCGCAGTTTCGCGATCCCGGAGATGTGGAGCGGGATCATCCTGCTCGGCCTGCTCGGCTTCGCGTTGTCGCTGTTGTTCCGGCTCGCCGAGCGGCGGGCGCTGCGGTGGTACGAGGGGCTGCGCGCGGCGCGGCGCCGGGCCGGTTAG
- a CDS encoding ABC transporter substrate-binding protein yields MRRRLLAGLALALVAGTVAACGSDKDSSSSGGSSGGVDTVTVGVIPIVDVAPIYLGQSKGFFKSRNIELKLEAGQGGAAITPGVVSGQFQFGFSNLTSLMIAQTKNLPIKVVAAGVSSTGVQGKDFGAVVVKGSSPIKTAKDLEGRKISVNTLKNIGDTVTRESVRKAGGDPSRLQFVEMPFPNMPAALDGGQIDAAWVVEPQLTTIKQAGGREIASTYVDAAPDLTVAAYFTSQNLIASKPDLVKRFTEAINESLTYADAHPDQVRQILGTYTKIDEKIRAAVVLPKWPTEINKASVQTIADLGTQDGIFSTAPDLGKLLP; encoded by the coding sequence CCAGTTCCTCCGGCGGATCGTCCGGGGGTGTGGACACCGTGACCGTGGGCGTCATCCCGATCGTCGACGTCGCCCCGATCTACCTGGGCCAGTCGAAGGGCTTCTTCAAGTCCCGCAACATCGAGCTCAAGCTGGAGGCCGGCCAGGGCGGCGCGGCGATCACGCCCGGTGTGGTCAGCGGCCAGTTCCAGTTCGGCTTCTCCAACCTGACCTCGCTGATGATCGCGCAGACCAAGAACCTGCCGATCAAGGTGGTCGCGGCCGGCGTCTCGTCGACCGGTGTGCAGGGCAAGGACTTCGGTGCCGTGGTGGTCAAGGGCAGCAGCCCGATCAAGACCGCCAAGGACCTGGAGGGCAGAAAGATCTCGGTCAACACCCTGAAGAACATCGGCGACACGGTCACCCGCGAGTCGGTGCGCAAGGCCGGCGGCGACCCGAGCAGGCTGCAGTTCGTCGAGATGCCGTTCCCGAACATGCCGGCCGCGCTGGACGGCGGCCAGATCGACGCCGCCTGGGTGGTCGAGCCGCAGCTCACCACGATCAAGCAGGCCGGCGGCCGGGAGATCGCCTCGACCTACGTCGACGCCGCCCCGGACCTGACCGTCGCCGCGTACTTCACCTCGCAGAACCTGATCGCTTCCAAGCCCGACCTGGTGAAGCGCTTCACCGAGGCGATCAACGAGTCGCTGACCTACGCCGACGCCCACCCGGACCAGGTGCGCCAGATCCTCGGCACCTACACCAAGATCGACGAGAAGATCCGCGCCGCCGTGGTCCTGCCGAAGTGGCCCACCGAGATCAACAAGGCGTCCGTGCAGACGATCGCCGACCTCGGTACCCAGGACGGCATCTTCAGCACCGCTCCGGACCTGGGCAAGCTCCTGCCGTGA
- a CDS encoding ABC transporter permease encodes MTSARRGNPVLLGLAGPAGLVLIVELLPRLGLVNDRFLPPASRIAGALADEVATGAFWQSLGDTLYAWAAGLLIAVAAGVLAGLLIGSVPVLRALTASTVEFLRPIPSVALIPLAVLLYGTRLGSTLLLVCYAAFWQVLVQVLYGVADVDPVAEETARSFRFSAWGRVRHVLWPTALPYVFTGVRLAASVALVLAITAELVIGAPGLGKEIATAQNSDAVPTMYALIVVTGVLGVLINLLTRTGERRLLAWHQSVRGEAGV; translated from the coding sequence GTGACGTCCGCGCGCCGTGGCAACCCGGTCCTGCTCGGCCTCGCCGGGCCGGCCGGGTTGGTCCTCATCGTCGAGCTGCTGCCCCGGCTCGGCCTGGTCAACGACCGGTTCCTGCCGCCGGCCAGCCGGATCGCCGGCGCGCTCGCCGACGAGGTGGCCACCGGGGCGTTCTGGCAGTCGCTGGGCGACACGCTGTACGCGTGGGCGGCCGGCCTGCTGATCGCGGTGGCCGCCGGGGTGCTGGCCGGGCTGCTGATCGGCTCGGTGCCGGTGCTGCGCGCGCTGACCGCGTCCACGGTGGAGTTCCTGCGGCCGATCCCGTCGGTCGCGCTGATCCCGCTCGCGGTGCTGCTCTACGGCACCCGGCTGGGCTCCACCCTGCTGCTGGTCTGCTACGCCGCGTTCTGGCAGGTGCTGGTGCAGGTGCTGTACGGGGTGGCCGACGTCGACCCGGTCGCCGAGGAGACCGCGCGCAGTTTCCGGTTCTCCGCGTGGGGCCGGGTGCGGCACGTGCTGTGGCCGACCGCGCTGCCCTACGTGTTCACCGGCGTGCGGCTGGCCGCCTCGGTGGCCCTGGTCCTGGCGATCACCGCCGAGCTGGTGATCGGCGCCCCCGGGCTGGGCAAGGAGATCGCCACCGCGCAGAACTCCGACGCGGTGCCCACCATGTACGCCCTGATCGTGGTCACCGGCGTGCTCGGCGTGCTGATCAATCTACTGACGCGCACCGGCGAGCGCCGCCTGCTGGCGTGGCACCAGTCGGTGAGAGGCGAGGCGGGCGTCTGA
- a CDS encoding ABC transporter ATP-binding protein: MLEVKGLRKVYRSGGREVEALRDLTFTVEGGDLVCLVGPSGCGKTTLLRCVSGLLTPTAGEVRVGGREVAGPPPGMAVVFQEYGRSLFPWMSVRDNVELPLRQKGVARARRRELVESSLDAVGLGGTATAYPWQLSGGMQQRVAIARAVAYEPETLLMDEPFAAVDAQTRADLEDLVRSLWQRLGVTVLFVTHDIDEAVYLGQRVVMLSSSPTVVQDELVVDLPTDRDQLHTRADPRFIELRAHVYEQIQLAKKNA; the protein is encoded by the coding sequence ATGCTGGAGGTCAAGGGCCTGCGGAAGGTCTACAGGTCGGGCGGCCGGGAGGTGGAGGCGCTGCGCGATCTCACCTTCACCGTCGAGGGCGGTGACCTGGTCTGCCTGGTCGGGCCGTCCGGCTGCGGCAAGACGACGCTGCTGCGCTGTGTCTCCGGCCTGCTCACGCCGACCGCCGGCGAGGTCCGGGTGGGCGGCCGGGAGGTGGCCGGGCCGCCGCCGGGGATGGCGGTGGTCTTCCAGGAGTACGGCCGCAGCCTGTTCCCCTGGATGAGCGTGCGGGACAACGTCGAGCTGCCACTGCGGCAGAAGGGTGTCGCCCGGGCGCGGCGCCGGGAGCTGGTCGAGTCGTCGCTGGACGCGGTCGGTTTGGGCGGGACCGCGACGGCGTATCCGTGGCAGCTGTCCGGTGGCATGCAGCAGCGGGTGGCGATCGCGCGGGCGGTCGCCTACGAGCCGGAGACGCTGCTGATGGACGAGCCGTTCGCGGCGGTCGACGCGCAGACCCGGGCCGATCTGGAGGATCTGGTCCGGTCGCTGTGGCAGCGGCTCGGGGTGACGGTGCTGTTCGTGACCCACGACATCGACGAGGCGGTGTACCTGGGGCAGCGCGTGGTGATGCTGTCGTCGTCGCCGACCGTGGTGCAGGACGAGCTGGTGGTGGACCTGCCGACCGACCGCGATCAGCTGCACACCCGGGCCGATCCGCGGTTCATCGAGCTGCGCGCCCACGTGTACGAGCAGATCCAGCTGGCGAAGAAGAACGCCTGA